A stretch of DNA from Candidatus Pantoea bituminis:
GAAGGTGATATCTGGAATATGACACCACCGACTCAAGGCATGGTTTCGCTGGCAATTCTTGGCATTACCGATCGGCTGCAGATGGCGAAAGCGGATGAAGCGCAAACCGTGCACCGCATCGTTGAGGCCACTAAAAAAGCCTTTGCGCTGCGCGACAAGCATATTACCGATCCGCGTCACATCACCGAAGATCTGCAAGCATTGCTCGACAGCGATCACCTCGCCATGCTTGCCAGCCAAATAGAGGATGACCGTGCTGCGCCGTGGGGAACCGGTCGCGGTCCCGGCGATACGGTGTGGATGGGCGTCATGGACAGCAGCGGACTTGCGGTCTCCTTTATTCAAAGCATCTATCACGAATTTGGTAGCGGCGTGGTGCTACCCGGCACCGGAATCACCTGGCAAAACCGCGGCGCGGCTTTCAGCCTCGATCCTGAACATTTGCTGGCGCTGGCACCAGGCAAACAACCCTTCCACACCCTCAACCCGGCGGCAGCGCGACTGAAAGATGGCCGCGTGATGGTTTACGGCTCAATGGGCGGCGATGGGCAACCCCAAACGCAGGCCGCAATTTTTACGCGTCACGTGATTCAGGGCATGCCGCTACAGCAAGCGGTGAGCGCGCCGCGCTGGTTGCTGGGCCGCACATGGGGGCAATCTTCTGACTCGCTCAAGCTGGAAGGCCGCTTCTCCATCGAAACGCTGGAACGTTTACGTCAGTTGGGCCACGACGTTGAGCTGCTGCCAGATTTCAGTGAAGCGGTCGGCCATGCTGGTGCGATTGTGCGACACAACAACGGCATGTTTGAAGGCGCGAGCGATCCGCGCAGCAACGGCAGCGCCGCAGGTTTTTAACCGGAGAGAATGATGAATCAGAACATCGACTGGGCGATCTATATCGCGCAAATGGAACAGATACTGAATGTCGAGCTGGATGAGGCGCGTCGCGCTGAGCTGCTGACGCAGATGACACGTATTGCTGGCATGGCGGCACCGCTGATGGCGTTTCCACTCGACGATCGTCTGGAAGTGGCAGGAGTGTACAAAGCATGAAACTGAGTGAACTCTCGATTCATTCGCTGCATCAGGCGATTCAAAACGGCAATATCAGCGCGCATGACGTTGCCACCGACACGCTGCAGGCGATTGAGCAACACAATCCAGCACTCAACGCCTGGACTGAAGTCACCGGGCAACGCATGTTAAAAGAAGCTGAGCGGGTGGATAATCAGCGCCAGCGCGGTGAAGTCCTGGCGCCACTGGCGGGTATTCCTTACGCGGTAAAAAACCTGTTTGACGTTGCAGGCCATAGCACCTTAGCGGGTGCCCGCTTGTTCAGTGAACGGCCTGCCGCACGCGAAGATGCCTGGGCGGTTAACCGACTGCGTGAATCGGGCGCGCTGCTTTCCGGCATGCTGAATATGGATGCCTACGCTTATGGTTTTACCACTGAAAACAGCCATTACGGCGCGACGCATAATCCGCGCGATCTTTCTCGCGTAGCCGGCGGATCGTCCGGCGGTTCTGCGGCGGCGGTCGCGGCAGGTTTAGTGCACTTCTCGCTTGGTACGGACACCAACGGATCGATTCGCGTTCCCGCTTCATTGTGCGGTATCTTCGGCCTGAAACCGACGTTTGGGCGCTTATCGCGCAGCGGCACTCACCCGTTTGTTGCCAGTCTTGATCATATTGGTCCGTTTGCCCGACGCGTGGACGATTTGGCGCTGGTTTATGACCTGCTGCAAGGCCACGACAACCGTGATGCCTTTCAGGCAGATCGCCCGGTTGCGCCCACTTTTCCGGCGTTAGCCCAAGGCGACAACGGCTTGCGCTGCGGCGTATTGGGTGGCTTTTTCTCAACCTGGTGTGATGAAGATGCACGTACTGCTCTGGCTGTGGCGGCTCATGCCTTGCAGGCCAACCAGGAAGTGGAGATGCCAGAAGCCGAACTGGCGCGTTCAGCAGCGTTCATCATGACCGCATCGGAAGGCGGTAATCACTATTTGCCAGCGCTGCGCCAGATGCCGGAACAGTTTGAACCCAACTCGCGTGAGCGTTTGCTGGCTGGCGCGATGATGCCTGGCGCGTGGTATGTTCAGGCGCAGCGTTTCCGCCGCTATTTCCAGCAACAGGTGCTGACGCTGTTTGACCATTTCGATGTCTTGATTGCGCCCGCCACGCCGTGCAGCGCGATAGCCATTGGTCAGGAAAGTATTCACATTAATGGTCAGGATCTGCCAGCTAAAGCCAGTATGGGAATGCTAACGCAGCCGATTTCGTTTTTGGGCTTGCCGGTCTGTACCGTACCGCTGGCAACGAAAAGCGGTTTGCCGATTGGACTCCAGCTTATCGCCGCGCCGTTTAAAGAAGAGGCTGCGCTGCGCGCTGCCTATGCGCTCGAGCAGCAAGGATTAACCCTGCCACAAATGAGTATCACAGGTGCCTGATGAAATCTGAATATATTGATCGCCCCATGATTGTTGCCGAAGTGACAGAGGCTTTTTACCGCTATGAACAAGCACTGATCGGTAACGATATTGACGTACTGGACGAACTGTTTTGGCATGATGCACGCACCGTGCGGCTGGGTGCCGGTGAGAATTTGTATGGGATTGATGAGATTCGTGCCTTCCGGGCTGCGCGCCCTTCTGCCGGGCTGAATCGTACGCTGCATAATACGGTGATCACCACGTTTGGCGAAGATTATGCGGTGTGCAGCACCGAGTTTACCCGCGAAGGTAGCGAGAAGATCGGTCGCCAGCAGCAAACCTGGGTGAAGTTGCCGTGCGGCTGGCGCATCGTGGCGGCTCAGGTCAGTTTAATGAGTTGATGTGATTGAAGCAGGCAGCATGCCGGCTTTACATCGTCACGTTTAAACCAACTTACTCAGCGGTTTATAAAACAGGTGCCGGTAATCCATGGCACCTTTTTCAATATCGCTTCTGCCGGGACGTTGATAGCCAAGATTGGGAAACAGGCCAAGCCAGATATCACGCTGCATTAATGGCATCCAGTGTACATCCAGCGCGTAATGATGCTGAGCACCGCCCAACAGCAGTTGCTCGATACTTTCACTGATATTTTCAATCAAAACAGGTAAGTAGCTGCCGTTAACGATATAGGCGCAGGCGCAAAAAGCGCGATGGGCTTTAATGAGGTAATCCGCGCTTTTAAACGGCGTGACCTGCACATAGTTTGCCGTCAGAAAGGCGACGTGCCAGTTAATTTGTGTTAACGCGGCAAAGAATTTATTCAACCGATGAGCACTGGCGCTGTCGTGATGAAATGCCATGTCATCTTCCAGAATCAGCACATTTTTCCACTGTTGCTGCTGCGCGAGTTGCAGCACCTGTAAATGCGATTGGGCACAGCCGATGTAGCCAGGCTGATAAGCTATCGCCTCAAAGCGGGTAATTTTTTCCTGCGGTACACCCAATTTTTGAGTTCACGGCGCGTGTTCACTCGACGATCGTTGCGCTCGGCTAAATTGATGTAGACGACCTGATCGATCAGATCCCAGTTAATTTCAGACATCTCTTCGTCATCCTAAAGTGGCTACTGACGTCAGGCGGCACAAACGGAGCGGATCTGAAATTTCAGGAGGAGAAATGAGTTCCAGTTTGGCGCTGGAACTCATTGCGATTATGCGGAAGGTGCCGGGTGTTTTTTCACCCAATGATCGGCGATTTGCTGGCGGGTACAAATCCAGACTTTTTTGTGCTGCTGAATATGGTCGAGGAAATTTTGCAACGCGCGGAATTTGCCTGGACGCCCCAACAAACGGCAATGCATACCAATCGA
This window harbors:
- a CDS encoding gamma-glutamyltransferase family protein, whose protein sequence is MIQSNMAPLGMAVTPHHLASESALAVLREGGNAIEAMVAAASTIAVVYPHMNGLGGDGFWLVMPPQGDPIAIDASGSAGSLAHFDFYHNEPHIPHRGPKAALTVAGTVSGWQEALTLSGELGGTPLPLARLLRDALRYAADGIPVTASQAAATEAKRAELQHQPGFAATFLPDGDVPQAGSRFTQPALAQTLSQLAEEGLDSFYRGNLSHHLARELSALGMPITLEDLQQQRARRCTPLHIAHSEGDIWNMTPPTQGMVSLAILGITDRLQMAKADEAQTVHRIVEATKKAFALRDKHITDPRHITEDLQALLDSDHLAMLASQIEDDRAAPWGTGRGPGDTVWMGVMDSSGLAVSFIQSIYHEFGSGVVLPGTGITWQNRGAAFSLDPEHLLALAPGKQPFHTLNPAAARLKDGRVMVYGSMGGDGQPQTQAAIFTRHVIQGMPLQQAVSAPRWLLGRTWGQSSDSLKLEGRFSIETLERLRQLGHDVELLPDFSEAVGHAGAIVRHNNGMFEGASDPRSNGSAAGF
- the hpxX gene encoding oxalurate catabolism protein HpxX — encoded protein: MNQNIDWAIYIAQMEQILNVELDEARRAELLTQMTRIAGMAAPLMAFPLDDRLEVAGVYKA
- a CDS encoding AtzE family amidohydrolase, which encodes MKLSELSIHSLHQAIQNGNISAHDVATDTLQAIEQHNPALNAWTEVTGQRMLKEAERVDNQRQRGEVLAPLAGIPYAVKNLFDVAGHSTLAGARLFSERPAAREDAWAVNRLRESGALLSGMLNMDAYAYGFTTENSHYGATHNPRDLSRVAGGSSGGSAAAVAAGLVHFSLGTDTNGSIRVPASLCGIFGLKPTFGRLSRSGTHPFVASLDHIGPFARRVDDLALVYDLLQGHDNRDAFQADRPVAPTFPALAQGDNGLRCGVLGGFFSTWCDEDARTALAVAAHALQANQEVEMPEAELARSAAFIMTASEGGNHYLPALRQMPEQFEPNSRERLLAGAMMPGAWYVQAQRFRRYFQQQVLTLFDHFDVLIAPATPCSAIAIGQESIHINGQDLPAKASMGMLTQPISFLGLPVCTVPLATKSGLPIGLQLIAAPFKEEAALRAAYALEQQGLTLPQMSITGA
- the hpxZ gene encoding oxalurate catabolism protein HpxZ, whose amino-acid sequence is MKSEYIDRPMIVAEVTEAFYRYEQALIGNDIDVLDELFWHDARTVRLGAGENLYGIDEIRAFRAARPSAGLNRTLHNTVITTFGEDYAVCSTEFTREGSEKIGRQQQTWVKLPCGWRIVAAQVSLMS
- a CDS encoding glycosyltransferase family 25 protein, with protein sequence MGVPQEKITRFEAIAYQPGYIGCAQSHLQVLQLAQQQQWKNVLILEDDMAFHHDSASAHRLNKFFAALTQINWHVAFLTANYVQVTPFKSADYLIKAHRAFCACAYIVNGSYLPVLIENISESIEQLLLGGAQHHYALDVHWMPLMQRDIWLGLFPNLGYQRPGRSDIEKGAMDYRHLFYKPLSKLV